The proteins below are encoded in one region of Rhizobacter sp.:
- a CDS encoding amidohydrolase family protein has translation MDLLVRNATLPDGRTGIDVLALQGRIDAIGPQLSAPPGTPVLDAQGFLLSPPFVDAHFHMDATLSHGLPRVNASGTLLEGIALWGELKPLLTQEALVERALQYCDWAVAKGLLAVRSHVDVCDDRLLAVEALLHVKERVKPYLDLQLVAFPQDGVLRSRNAVDNLKRALDKGVEVVGGIPHFERTMADGAESVRLLCEIAADRGLRVDMHCDETDDPLSRHIETLAFHTQRLGLHGRVAGSHLTSMHSMDNYYASKLIPLMAEAQIQAIANPLANIVLQGRHDTYPKRRGMMRVPELLAAGVNVAFGHDSVMDPWYSMGSGDMLEVAAMGLHVAQMTSQAQMKQCFDAVTVNPARMLGLEGYGLATGCHADFVLLQARSPVEAIRVRATRLAVVRRGQVIAQTPAATATLSLAGRPTRVDWTLQR, from the coding sequence ATGGACCTGCTCGTTCGCAATGCCACGCTGCCCGATGGGCGCACCGGGATCGATGTGCTGGCGCTTCAAGGCCGCATCGACGCCATCGGCCCGCAACTCAGCGCACCGCCGGGCACGCCGGTGCTCGATGCGCAGGGCTTCCTGCTGAGCCCGCCCTTCGTCGACGCGCACTTCCACATGGATGCGACGCTCAGCCACGGCCTGCCGCGCGTGAACGCGAGCGGCACGTTGCTCGAAGGCATCGCGCTCTGGGGTGAGCTCAAGCCGCTGCTGACGCAGGAGGCGCTGGTCGAGCGCGCCCTGCAGTACTGCGACTGGGCGGTGGCGAAGGGGCTGCTCGCGGTGCGCTCGCATGTGGACGTGTGCGACGACCGCCTGCTCGCGGTGGAGGCGTTGCTGCACGTGAAGGAGCGTGTGAAGCCCTACCTCGACCTGCAGCTCGTGGCCTTTCCGCAAGACGGCGTGCTGCGCTCGAGGAACGCGGTCGACAACCTCAAGCGTGCGCTCGACAAGGGCGTGGAAGTGGTGGGCGGCATCCCGCACTTCGAGCGCACCATGGCCGATGGCGCCGAGAGCGTGCGGCTGCTGTGCGAGATCGCCGCCGATCGAGGCCTGCGTGTGGACATGCATTGCGACGAGACCGACGACCCGCTGTCGCGCCACATCGAGACGCTCGCCTTCCACACCCAGCGCCTCGGCCTGCACGGGCGGGTGGCGGGTTCGCACCTGACCTCGATGCACTCGATGGACAACTACTACGCGAGCAAGCTGATCCCGCTGATGGCCGAGGCGCAGATCCAGGCGATTGCCAACCCGCTCGCCAACATCGTGCTGCAAGGCCGGCATGACACCTACCCCAAGCGCCGCGGGATGATGCGAGTACCCGAGCTGCTCGCGGCCGGCGTCAACGTCGCCTTCGGTCACGACAGCGTGATGGACCCGTGGTATTCGATGGGCAGCGGCGACATGCTCGAGGTGGCCGCGATGGGCCTGCACGTGGCGCAGATGACCTCGCAGGCGCAGATGAAGCAGTGCTTCGATGCGGTGACGGTGAACCCGGCGCGAATGCTCGGCCTCGAGGGCTACGGCCTGGCGACGGGCTGCCACGCCGACTTCGTGCTGCTGCAGGCGCGCAGCCCGGTGGAGGCGATCCGCGTGCGCGCCACACGGCTTGCCGTGGTGCGCCGCGGCCAGGTGATCGCGCAGACACCGGCCGCCACCGCGACGCTCTCGTTGGCAGGCCGACCGACCCGTGTGGACTGGACCTTGCAACGCTGA
- a CDS encoding glutathione S-transferase N-terminal domain-containing protein, with translation MKLIGALTSPYVRKVRIVMAEKRLDYQFELEDVWNRDTIMKSNPLGKVPCLVMEGGEAVFDSRVIVEYVDTLSPVGKLIPDRGRERTEVRTWEALADGVMEAAILARLEQTWAGRSEAQRSAAWVSRQMDKVHASVAAMSQGLGDKPFCSGIHFSLADIAVGCALGYLDFRFAHIDWRSQYPNLERLEAKLAQRQSFIDTKPPAG, from the coding sequence ATGAAACTCATCGGCGCGCTCACCAGCCCCTACGTTCGAAAAGTGCGCATCGTGATGGCCGAGAAGCGGCTCGACTACCAGTTCGAACTCGAAGACGTCTGGAATCGCGACACCATCATGAAGTCCAACCCGCTCGGCAAGGTGCCGTGCCTGGTGATGGAAGGCGGTGAGGCGGTGTTCGACTCGCGCGTGATCGTGGAATACGTCGACACGCTGTCACCCGTGGGCAAGCTGATCCCCGACCGTGGCCGCGAGCGCACCGAGGTGCGCACCTGGGAAGCACTGGCCGACGGCGTGATGGAAGCCGCCATCCTCGCGCGCCTGGAGCAGACCTGGGCCGGCCGCAGCGAAGCGCAGCGCAGCGCCGCCTGGGTCAGCCGCCAGATGGACAAGGTGCACGCCTCGGTGGCTGCGATGAGCCAGGGCCTGGGCGACAAGCCCTTCTGCAGCGGCATCCACTTCTCGCTGGCCGACATCGCCGTCGGCTGCGCGCTCGGCTACCTCGACTTCCGCTTCGCCCACATCGACTGGCGCAGCCAGTACCCGAACCTGGAGCGCCTGGAAGCGAAGCTCGCGCAGCGGCAGAGCTTCATCGACACGAAGCCTCCGGCGGGCTGA
- a CDS encoding response regulator transcription factor: MPSVVLLQRDHEASPRLRALIDATETFWVRDEVHTVEQARRVMRQGRPDILITDLRVQDGEVEPLLGELRQGASQGPHVLVTMVSHDDALLLEALRAGADGYWVHTKTHEALIGALEQLWRGESPISPTIARQLLSHFRKPGARRYDTMTEALDPLVLTGVEQEILQWVAQGYLVDEIAQQWHASVHSVACGIRRVYNKLQFDQRASTLSLRAA; the protein is encoded by the coding sequence ATGCCGTCCGTCGTCCTGCTCCAGCGTGATCACGAAGCCAGTCCTCGGCTGCGTGCGCTGATCGATGCAACCGAGACGTTCTGGGTGCGCGACGAGGTGCACACGGTGGAGCAGGCCCGGCGCGTGATGCGCCAGGGTCGCCCCGACATCCTCATCACCGACCTGCGCGTGCAAGACGGCGAAGTCGAGCCGCTGCTGGGCGAGCTGCGCCAAGGTGCATCGCAAGGCCCGCACGTGCTCGTGACGATGGTCTCGCACGACGACGCGCTGCTGCTCGAAGCGTTGCGAGCCGGGGCCGACGGTTATTGGGTGCACACCAAGACGCACGAGGCGCTGATCGGCGCGCTGGAGCAACTGTGGCGCGGCGAGTCGCCGATCTCGCCGACCATCGCGCGCCAGCTGCTCTCGCACTTCCGCAAGCCGGGTGCTCGCCGCTACGACACCATGACCGAAGCGCTCGACCCGCTGGTGCTCACCGGCGTGGAGCAGGAGATCCTGCAGTGGGTGGCGCAGGGGTATCTCGTGGACGAGATCGCGCAGCAGTGGCACGCGAGCGTGCACAGCGTGGCCTGCGGCATTCGCCGGGTCTACAACAAGCTGCAGTTCGACCAGCGCGCGAGCACGCTGTCTCTGCGCGCGGCCTGA
- a CDS encoding FMN-binding glutamate synthase family protein has protein sequence MHAWLDKLNQYFPVRYSAWLLCAMGLLLSAFTWVGFGTSGVLVLVFALLLGLGLRDVLQTRHSVLRNYPVIGHLRFLLEFIRPEMRQYFIESDNEAAPFSRQQRSLVYQRSKGEQDKRPFGTQMDVGATGYEWINHSLVPTELATHDFRVTIGATRAQPYSASVFNISAMSFGALSANAILALNAGAKRGNFAHDTGEGSISVHHQQHGGDLIWEIGSGYFGCRDAQGRFDPERFRANATLPQVKMIELKLSQGAKPGHGGVLPGPKVTLEIAAARGVTPWVDCISPAKHSAFDTPVEMMKFIDQLRELSGGKPTGFKLCIGHPWEWFGLAKAMLETGITPDFIVIDGAEGGTGAAPLEFTDHVGAPLQEGLLLVHNTLVGLNLRDKVKLGCAGKVISAFDIARMMALGADWCNSARGFMFSLGCIQAQACHTGQCPTGVSTQDPHRQRALVVPTKSERVFQYHQSTLKALKELVQAAGLDHPGGITASHIVRRCSDHQVKLLANLLSFLQPGELLRGEMPHNVFKLYWPMASAHSFQASP, from the coding sequence ATGCACGCCTGGCTGGACAAGCTCAACCAGTACTTCCCGGTTCGCTACAGCGCGTGGCTGCTGTGCGCGATGGGCCTCTTGCTCAGCGCCTTCACCTGGGTGGGCTTCGGCACCAGCGGCGTGCTGGTGCTCGTCTTCGCGTTGCTGCTGGGCCTGGGCCTGCGCGACGTGCTGCAGACGCGCCACTCGGTGCTGCGCAACTACCCGGTCATCGGCCACCTGCGCTTCCTGCTGGAGTTCATCCGCCCCGAGATGCGGCAGTACTTCATCGAGAGCGACAACGAGGCCGCGCCCTTCTCGCGCCAGCAGCGCTCGCTCGTCTACCAGCGCTCCAAGGGCGAGCAGGACAAACGCCCCTTCGGCACGCAGATGGACGTGGGCGCCACCGGCTACGAGTGGATCAACCACTCGCTCGTGCCCACCGAACTCGCCACGCACGACTTCCGCGTGACCATCGGCGCCACGCGTGCGCAGCCCTATTCGGCGAGCGTCTTCAACATCTCGGCGATGAGCTTCGGCGCGCTGTCGGCGAATGCCATCCTCGCGCTCAATGCAGGCGCGAAGCGAGGCAACTTCGCGCACGACACCGGCGAAGGCTCGATCAGCGTGCACCACCAGCAGCACGGCGGCGATCTCATCTGGGAGATCGGCTCCGGCTACTTCGGCTGCCGCGACGCGCAGGGCCGCTTCGACCCCGAGCGATTTCGCGCCAACGCGACGCTGCCGCAGGTGAAGATGATCGAGCTCAAGCTGAGCCAGGGTGCGAAGCCCGGCCACGGCGGCGTGCTGCCGGGCCCGAAGGTCACGCTCGAGATTGCCGCGGCGCGCGGCGTCACGCCGTGGGTCGACTGCATTTCGCCCGCGAAGCACAGCGCCTTCGACACGCCGGTCGAGATGATGAAGTTCATCGACCAGCTGCGTGAGCTCTCGGGCGGCAAACCCACCGGCTTCAAGCTGTGCATCGGCCACCCGTGGGAATGGTTCGGCCTCGCCAAGGCCATGCTCGAGACCGGCATCACGCCCGACTTCATCGTGATCGATGGTGCCGAGGGTGGCACCGGCGCCGCGCCGCTCGAATTCACCGACCACGTGGGCGCGCCGCTGCAGGAGGGTCTGCTCCTCGTGCACAACACGCTCGTGGGCCTGAACCTGCGCGACAAGGTCAAGCTCGGCTGCGCCGGCAAGGTCATCAGCGCCTTCGACATCGCGCGGATGATGGCGCTCGGCGCCGACTGGTGCAATTCGGCGCGTGGCTTCATGTTCTCGCTGGGTTGCATCCAAGCGCAGGCCTGCCACACCGGCCAGTGCCCCACCGGGGTGAGCACGCAAGACCCGCATCGCCAGCGTGCGCTGGTGGTGCCGACCAAGTCGGAGCGTGTGTTCCAGTACCACCAGAGCACGCTCAAGGCGCTGAAGGAGCTCGTGCAGGCGGCCGGCCTCGATCACCCTGGTGGCATCACGGCTTCGCACATCGTGCGCCGCTGCAGCGACCACCAGGTGAAGCTGCTCGCGAACCTCTTGTCGTTCTTGCAACCGGGCGAGCTTTTGCGTGGCGAGATGCCGCACAACGTCTTCAAGCTGTACTGGCCGATGGCCAGTGCGCACAGCTTTCAGGCCTCGCCATAG
- a CDS encoding META domain-containing protein, producing MLARSSDLRTCMPASVLSRLVLLCGATCLTPMLWAAPASAPSTNTPLRDTRWALQTIAGAPAATSPKRGQVQLSLRAASQHLSGFAGCNTLQGRYIQRGTSLALKPLATTRMACEPELMQQEARFLQTLASIDGYRIEGRQLSLLQGDVVKLTFLASPTR from the coding sequence ATGCTCGCCCGGTCTTCCGACCTGCGAACCTGCATGCCTGCTTCCGTTCTCTCGCGCCTCGTGCTGCTGTGCGGCGCCACCTGCCTCACGCCGATGCTGTGGGCCGCACCGGCCTCCGCCCCATCCACCAACACGCCGCTGCGCGACACCCGCTGGGCCTTGCAGACGATCGCCGGCGCCCCCGCCGCCACCAGCCCCAAGCGAGGCCAGGTGCAGCTCTCGCTGCGTGCCGCCTCGCAGCACCTGAGCGGCTTCGCCGGCTGCAACACGCTGCAGGGCCGCTACATCCAGCGCGGCACCTCGCTCGCGCTCAAGCCCCTGGCCACCACGCGCATGGCCTGCGAGCCGGAGCTCATGCAACAGGAAGCGCGCTTCCTGCAGACGCTCGCCAGCATCGACGGCTACCGCATCGAAGGCCGCCAGCTGAGCCTCTTGCAGGGCGACGTGGTCAAGCTCACCTTCCTCGCCTCGCCCACCCGCTGA
- a CDS encoding ABC transporter substrate-binding protein: MNRRLFLSRSAQTATALGMATWLPNSQAAAEAMSSKHITFGSSLPLTGPLGASGKEHVMGIQAAFAAVNRAGGVHGRELRLVTMDDAYVPAKSAENVKQMVAENSVMALVSQVGTPNTAALLPIIEKAGLPLVGPITGSGALRNPQLRNVFHIRPSYGEEVTRMVEQLVKMGLSNIAFVYLDNPFGKEVLAQGKAALAAAKLTASGEFALAFDGKNAAEVAQRVEDSRAGAVFLATTGAGVTDFVIALRGAMGSIPIVGLSVTYTDLPRLGKDRALGLAMASVFPSYKSKKFALIRDYQADMDALKFEAPTGSAVESWINARVLIEGVRRSGRDLSRDKLRASLASIRGFEVGELVINFSAAAPYVGTLPVKLGVMGPDLTLRV; this comes from the coding sequence ATGAATCGCCGACTCTTCCTCAGCCGCTCCGCCCAGACCGCCACCGCCCTCGGCATGGCCACCTGGCTGCCGAATTCGCAGGCCGCGGCGGAAGCCATGTCTTCCAAGCACATCACCTTCGGCAGCTCGCTGCCGCTGACCGGCCCGCTGGGCGCCTCGGGCAAGGAGCACGTCATGGGCATCCAGGCCGCGTTCGCCGCGGTCAACCGCGCGGGCGGCGTGCATGGTCGCGAGCTGCGCCTGGTCACGATGGACGACGCCTATGTGCCGGCCAAGTCGGCCGAGAACGTGAAGCAGATGGTGGCCGAGAACTCGGTGATGGCGCTCGTCTCGCAAGTGGGCACGCCCAACACCGCGGCACTCCTGCCCATCATCGAGAAGGCCGGCCTGCCGCTGGTCGGCCCGATCACCGGCTCGGGCGCCTTGCGCAACCCGCAGCTGCGCAACGTGTTCCACATCCGCCCGAGCTACGGCGAGGAAGTGACGCGCATGGTCGAGCAGCTGGTGAAGATGGGCCTGTCGAACATCGCCTTCGTCTACCTCGACAACCCCTTCGGCAAGGAAGTGCTGGCGCAGGGCAAGGCCGCGCTCGCCGCCGCCAAGCTCACCGCCTCGGGTGAATTCGCCCTGGCCTTCGACGGCAAGAACGCCGCGGAGGTGGCGCAGCGAGTGGAAGATTCGCGTGCCGGTGCCGTGTTCCTCGCCACCACCGGCGCGGGCGTGACCGATTTCGTGATCGCACTGCGCGGTGCGATGGGCTCGATCCCGATCGTGGGCCTGTCGGTCACGTACACCGACCTGCCGCGCCTGGGCAAGGACCGCGCGCTCGGCCTGGCGATGGCCTCGGTGTTCCCGAGCTACAAGAGCAAGAAGTTCGCGCTCATCCGCGACTACCAGGCCGACATGGACGCGCTGAAGTTCGAAGCGCCCACCGGCTCGGCCGTCGAAAGCTGGATCAACGCCCGCGTGCTGATCGAAGGCGTGCGCCGCAGCGGCCGCGACCTCAGCCGCGACAAGCTGCGCGCCTCGCTGGCCAGCATCCGCGGCTTCGAGGTGGGCGAACTCGTCATCAACTTCAGCGCCGCCGCGCCCTACGTGGGCACGCTGCCGGTGAAGCTGGGGGTGATGGGCCCCGACCTGACCCTTCGCGTCTGA
- a CDS encoding ABC transporter substrate-binding protein produces the protein MNPLNRRHFLTRASQGAAALGAASWVVPSWAAEDGVTAKSITIGNSTALSGPLGNAGQDHIKAIQAAFAQINKAGGVNGRELKIVTKDDGYQAPRTVENIKKMIDDGSALAFMSLIGTPNNGAILPMTEKAGIPVLGPITGAASLRKPEYKNTFHIRPSYTDEVTRMVQQLVQMGLQDIAVVYLDNPFGKEVLGNAQRVLAEQKLKAVTALPLAVDGKNAAEVAQQIVDSKCGAVFLGTTGTGTTDLILSLREKAAGLPVIGLSVTFTDTKRLGKHIQGLAMASVFPNAQVMKFAVVRNFHASMEAAGLTTTGLGLESWINAQVIAEALRRAGRDVTREKLRNALAGLRNFEVGEVAINFTNAAPYVGTTAVKLGVFGPDGILRS, from the coding sequence ATGAACCCGCTGAACCGACGCCATTTCCTAACCCGTGCCAGCCAGGGAGCCGCCGCGCTGGGCGCTGCCAGCTGGGTCGTGCCGAGCTGGGCCGCCGAAGACGGCGTGACCGCGAAGTCGATCACCATCGGCAACTCGACGGCCCTCTCGGGCCCGCTCGGCAACGCCGGGCAGGACCACATCAAGGCCATCCAGGCCGCCTTCGCCCAGATCAACAAGGCCGGCGGCGTGAACGGCCGCGAGCTCAAGATCGTCACCAAGGACGACGGCTACCAGGCGCCGCGCACGGTCGAGAACATCAAGAAGATGATCGACGACGGCAGCGCGCTCGCGTTCATGTCGCTGATCGGCACGCCCAACAACGGCGCCATCCTGCCGATGACCGAGAAGGCCGGCATCCCGGTGCTGGGCCCGATCACCGGCGCCGCCTCGCTGCGCAAGCCCGAGTACAAGAACACCTTCCACATCCGCCCGAGCTACACCGACGAAGTCACGCGCATGGTGCAGCAGCTGGTGCAGATGGGCCTGCAGGACATCGCGGTCGTCTACCTCGACAACCCCTTCGGCAAGGAAGTGCTGGGCAATGCGCAGCGTGTGCTGGCCGAGCAGAAGCTGAAGGCCGTCACCGCGCTCCCGCTCGCGGTCGACGGCAAGAACGCCGCCGAAGTGGCGCAGCAGATCGTCGACAGCAAGTGCGGCGCCGTCTTCCTCGGCACCACCGGCACCGGCACCACCGACCTCATCCTCTCGCTGCGTGAGAAAGCGGCCGGGCTGCCGGTGATCGGCCTGTCGGTCACCTTCACCGACACCAAGCGCCTGGGCAAGCACATCCAGGGGCTGGCGATGGCCTCGGTGTTCCCGAATGCGCAGGTGATGAAGTTCGCCGTCGTGCGCAACTTCCACGCGTCGATGGAGGCCGCCGGCCTCACCACCACCGGCCTCGGCCTCGAGAGCTGGATCAATGCGCAGGTGATCGCCGAAGCGCTGCGCCGCGCGGGCCGCGACGTGACGCGCGAGAAGCTGCGCAACGCGCTGGCGGGTCTGCGCAACTTCGAGGTGGGCGAGGTGGCGATCAACTTCACCAACGCCGCGCCCTATGTGGGCACGACGGCGGTGAAGCTCGGGGTGTTCGGCCCCGACGGGATCCTTCGCTCCTAA
- a CDS encoding AAA family ATPase produces MAKASQREVMFPASGSTTAPPTLVDCQTSVVVIGANGAGKSRLGSWLEFKSPQKDRVHRIAAQRSLVFPESASPIALQAARNQFYWAPVPENWNQEQYESNKAILRQQARYGSMVYPETAPLSDFDKLLTLLFSESYTALLEYEAHQRQTGQLHPVGDTLLRRVQTLWESVLPHRSLNIDSGEIRVSPVGVPGEPYSARALSDGERVIFYLVGQCLCAPSGAIIVVDEPEIHLHKAIQDFLWNAIEKARPDCTFVYLTHDLLFAADRQGATKLCVTGYGEGAFHWFLVPEQQEIPEDVYLEVLGSRKPVLFVEGTNGSHDAAIYRLAFPQFTVKPIGGCSNVVAATKMFRSQRGLHHLQCFGIVDRDYLEEGQIASYERGGVYVPLVAEVENLYLIPDVIQAVAEQLLLDQSKVLREVQTFVFDEFNRSISVHAIEVTQHKVALALGRFSSAEIDIDQYSAEFEKFQKQIDPKAIHAAALRDAQEAAASGDFILILKMFNKKDLTVNLGRFFEMKKGSYVEKVQEMAKRELGQIPLHLRAFLPDLGEKLRAEAAVPAAAVALTPS; encoded by the coding sequence ATGGCAAAAGCATCGCAAAGGGAGGTCATGTTTCCGGCTTCAGGGTCGACTACAGCTCCCCCTACGCTGGTGGACTGTCAAACGAGCGTTGTTGTCATCGGGGCAAATGGAGCGGGCAAAAGCCGGCTGGGCTCATGGCTTGAATTCAAGAGTCCGCAAAAAGATCGAGTCCACCGAATTGCAGCGCAACGTTCGCTGGTATTTCCGGAAAGCGCGAGCCCTATAGCGTTGCAGGCTGCACGCAACCAGTTTTATTGGGCACCTGTTCCAGAAAACTGGAATCAAGAGCAGTATGAAAGCAACAAGGCCATACTGCGCCAACAGGCCCGGTATGGGTCCATGGTCTATCCAGAAACTGCGCCGTTGAGCGACTTCGACAAACTGCTCACACTTCTCTTTTCCGAAAGCTACACGGCGCTTTTGGAATATGAAGCACACCAACGGCAGACGGGGCAGCTGCATCCTGTTGGAGATACCTTGTTGCGCAGGGTGCAGACTCTTTGGGAATCTGTGCTTCCTCATCGTTCTCTCAACATTGACAGTGGCGAAATTCGCGTGAGTCCGGTCGGAGTGCCAGGAGAGCCTTACTCTGCGCGCGCGCTGAGCGATGGTGAGCGTGTCATTTTTTATCTCGTCGGCCAATGCTTGTGCGCACCTTCAGGTGCAATCATCGTTGTTGATGAGCCAGAAATTCATCTTCACAAGGCGATCCAAGACTTCCTGTGGAATGCGATAGAGAAGGCACGGCCCGATTGCACTTTCGTCTATCTAACGCATGACCTCTTGTTTGCGGCCGATCGTCAAGGGGCAACGAAGTTGTGTGTTACCGGCTACGGTGAGGGCGCTTTCCACTGGTTTCTTGTCCCGGAGCAGCAAGAGATTCCCGAGGACGTCTATTTAGAAGTCCTTGGTAGCAGGAAGCCCGTGCTGTTTGTCGAAGGGACAAATGGCTCTCACGACGCTGCTATCTATCGGCTCGCCTTTCCGCAGTTCACAGTGAAACCCATCGGTGGATGTAGCAACGTTGTGGCGGCGACCAAGATGTTTCGCTCTCAGAGAGGCTTGCACCATCTTCAATGCTTCGGCATCGTTGACCGAGACTACCTTGAAGAGGGGCAGATAGCTTCTTATGAGAGAGGCGGTGTCTACGTGCCGCTTGTGGCGGAGGTGGAGAACCTTTATCTCATTCCCGACGTGATCCAGGCCGTTGCCGAACAACTTCTGCTGGACCAGTCCAAGGTTCTGCGAGAAGTGCAAACTTTTGTTTTTGATGAGTTCAATCGCTCAATCTCGGTTCACGCGATTGAAGTCACGCAACACAAAGTCGCGCTAGCCCTTGGCCGATTCAGTTCTGCTGAGATAGACATCGATCAGTACAGCGCGGAATTCGAGAAATTTCAAAAGCAGATCGATCCGAAAGCCATTCACGCTGCTGCGCTCCGAGACGCACAAGAAGCAGCAGCCTCTGGGGACTTCATATTGATCTTGAAGATGTTCAACAAGAAGGATCTGACGGTCAATCTAGGGAGATTCTTTGAGATGAAGAAGGGGAGTTATGTCGAAAAAGTCCAGGAGATGGCAAAACGGGAACTGGGACAAATTCCTCTCCACTTGCGCGCGTTCCTACCTGATCTTGGAGAAAAGCTTCGCGCTGAAGCTGCTGTGCCAGCAGCCGCTGTTGCATTGACACCTTCTTAG
- a CDS encoding alpha/beta hydrolase: protein MAWFDGFEAKRYEVNGQQIFARTGGKPGGPPLLLLHGFPQTHVIWHRVAQRLRDRFFLVMPDLRGYGDSSKPPGDKEHVTYSKRAMAADMVALMRALGHERFGLVGHDRGGRVAHRMALDHREAVTKLSLLDIAPTLDMYDATDMRFASAYYHWFHLIQPAPLPERMIGGDPLFYLRWKLGGWGSAGMGYLEPEAIAEYERCFVVPESIHAICEDYRASAGIDLEHDRASRTAGERIACDTQVLWGTRGVVHRMFKPIELWQAQCAGRVSGEALPSGHFVPEEAPAETAKALLAYF from the coding sequence ATGGCATGGTTCGACGGTTTCGAGGCGAAGCGGTACGAGGTCAACGGCCAGCAGATCTTTGCGCGCACCGGCGGCAAGCCGGGCGGCCCGCCCTTGCTGCTCTTGCACGGCTTCCCGCAGACGCACGTGATCTGGCACCGTGTGGCGCAGCGCTTACGCGATCGCTTCTTCCTCGTGATGCCCGACCTGCGGGGTTATGGCGATTCGTCCAAGCCGCCCGGCGACAAAGAGCATGTCACCTACAGCAAGCGTGCGATGGCCGCCGACATGGTGGCGCTGATGCGCGCGCTCGGCCATGAACGCTTCGGCCTCGTTGGCCATGACCGCGGCGGCCGGGTGGCGCACCGCATGGCGCTCGACCACCGCGAGGCGGTGACGAAACTCAGCCTGCTCGACATCGCCCCCACGCTCGACATGTACGACGCGACCGACATGCGATTCGCGTCGGCCTACTACCACTGGTTCCACCTGATCCAGCCCGCGCCGCTACCCGAACGCATGATCGGCGGCGATCCGCTCTTCTACCTGCGCTGGAAGCTCGGCGGCTGGGGCAGCGCGGGCATGGGCTACCTGGAGCCCGAGGCGATTGCCGAATACGAACGCTGCTTCGTGGTGCCCGAGAGCATCCACGCCATCTGCGAGGACTACCGCGCCTCGGCCGGCATCGACCTCGAACACGACCGCGCCTCGCGCACAGCCGGCGAGCGCATCGCCTGCGACACGCAGGTGCTGTGGGGCACGCGCGGCGTGGTGCACCGCATGTTCAAGCCGATCGAGCTGTGGCAGGCGCAGTGCGCCGGCCGCGTGAGCGGCGAGGCGCTGCCCAGCGGCCACTTCGTGCCCGAAGAAGCGCCCGCCGAGACGGCGAAGGCGCTGCTGGCGTATTTCTAG
- a CDS encoding oxidoreductase: MFHALQQRAQAAGVSLRVPPPEPTTCCGRGCNGCVWEGWYAAVDYWREEALLRLAP, encoded by the coding sequence ATGTTCCACGCACTGCAGCAGCGCGCACAGGCCGCGGGCGTGAGCCTGCGCGTGCCGCCGCCCGAGCCCACCACCTGCTGCGGGCGCGGCTGCAATGGCTGCGTGTGGGAAGGCTGGTACGCCGCGGTCGACTACTGGCGCGAGGAAGCGCTGTTGCGGCTCGCGCCTTAA
- a CDS encoding GAF domain-containing protein: protein MADPFDLDALFVQVSELLVATADTADADIDRAVPEVLHSLREKLGMDVVFVSEFVDGERVMRFVDKAQAAPPVQVGDSGELESSYCLRVVDGRLPELVHDATKVPDLPLTPFRVGAHLSTPIVLPDGQTYGTLCCFSSAPNEHLRRKDVDTLRMCAQLVARKIDSADRRRVPEWTLAPVEPPKQR, encoded by the coding sequence ATGGCTGACCCTTTCGACCTCGATGCCCTCTTCGTGCAGGTCTCCGAGCTGCTGGTCGCGACCGCCGACACCGCCGATGCCGACATCGACCGTGCCGTGCCCGAGGTGCTGCACTCGCTGCGCGAGAAGCTGGGCATGGACGTGGTCTTCGTCTCCGAGTTCGTCGACGGCGAGCGGGTGATGCGCTTCGTCGACAAGGCGCAGGCCGCACCGCCAGTGCAGGTGGGCGACAGCGGCGAGCTGGAGTCGAGCTATTGCCTGCGCGTGGTCGATGGGCGGCTGCCGGAGCTGGTGCATGACGCGACCAAGGTGCCCGACCTGCCGCTGACGCCCTTCCGCGTCGGCGCGCACCTCAGCACGCCCATCGTGCTGCCCGACGGCCAGACCTACGGCACGCTCTGCTGCTTCAGCAGCGCACCCAACGAGCACCTGCGACGCAAGGACGTCGACACCCTGCGCATGTGCGCACAGCTCGTGGCCCGCAAGATCGACAGCGCTGACCGGCGGCGTGTGCCCGAGTGGACGCTCGCGCCGGTGGAGCCGCCGAAGCAGCGTTAA